Proteins from a genomic interval of Oncorhynchus clarkii lewisi isolate Uvic-CL-2024 chromosome 15, UVic_Ocla_1.0, whole genome shotgun sequence:
- the LOC139366680 gene encoding protein transport protein Sec61 subunit gamma, whose protein sequence is MDQVMQFVEPSRQFVKDSIRLVKRCTKPDRKEFQKIAMATAIGFAIMGFIGFFVKLIHIPINNIIVGG, encoded by the exons ATGGACCAGGTTATGCAGTTCGTTGAGCCCAGTCGGCAGTTCGTCAAGGACTCCATAAGGCTCGTTAAGAGGTGCACCAAACCAGACAGGAAAG AATTCCAGAAGATCGCCATGGCAACAGCGATTGGGTTTGCCATCATGGGCTTCATTGGGTTCTTTGTCAAGCTCATCCACATCCCCATCAACAACATCATTGT GGGCGGCTGA